In Sulfuriferula thiophila, the genomic stretch TTGGAAGCCGGGGATATAGTGAAGTTATCCGGTTTTGGCAATTTTCAATTGCGGGATAAGCCTCAGCGCCCCGGACGTAACCCTAAAACTGGCGAAGATATGCCAATTAGCGCACGTCGTGTGGTGACCTTTCACCCAAGCAATAAACTGAAAACTCTGGTCGAAGTGACGTATGGCGGATCACCAGCCAACTAGCGAGTTACCGCCGATACCGGCGAAACGTTACTTCACCATTGGTGAGGTCGGTGAGCTATGCGCGGTCAAACCGCATGTATTGCGTTACTGGGAACAGGAATTTACCCAGCTTAAGCCGGTAAAGCGCCGTGGTAATCGTCGCTATTATCAGCATCATGAAGTTTTGCTGATAAGACGGATTCGTGAACTGCTGTACGAACAGGGGTTCACTATCAGTGGTGCGCGTCATCGCCTCGAAGAAAGCAATGGTGTGTCCATTATTGTCGAGCAGGTAGAAGCGGCGCCAGCACCCGTTGACTATTCAGCGTTGCGTCAAGAGATCACCGAAATCATTCAGGTGCTCAAAATATAGTTTTGCTACTTTAGCTGGTGCGCTGCTTCTGCTATAATTGCCCGCTTCGGGGCGTAGCGCAGCCTGGTAGCGTACATGCATGGGGTGCATGTGGTCGGAGGTTCAAATCCTCTCGCCCCGACCAACCAAACTTTCTCTAGTTTGATTTAAAATAATTATCAACGGGAACAATGATCGTCTTTATATGCGCATTTTATTGAGCAACGATGACGGATATTTTGCCCCCGGTCTGGCTGTCCTAGCCGAAACCTTATCCAGTATTGCTGAAATTACTGTTGTTGCACCTGAGCGCGATCGAAGTGGGGCGAGTAATTCGCTAACACTGGATCGTCCTTTGATGTTGCGTCAGGCTGCTTCAGGATTTTACTACGTCAATGGAACGCCGACGGATTGCGTGCATCTGGCCGTGACAGGAATGCTCGATCACCTGCCGGATATGGTGATTTCCGGTATTAATCATGGTGCCAACATGGGCGATGATACGGTGTATTCGGGTACGGTGGCAGCGGCAACCGAGGGCTTTCTACTCGGCGTGCCATCTATCGCTGTGTCTTTGACCAGTTTTGCTGGTGGCAATTATCCAACCGCGGCACGTGTTGTTCTGGAGCTGGTTCAGCGCATGATGTCTAATGCAATAGCTGCCCCCGTGTTGCTTAACGTTAATGTGCCTGATGTGCCTTATGAGGCGTTGCAGGGTATGAGCGTGACGCGCTTGGGCCGGCGTCATAAAGCTGAACCGGTGGTTAAGTCGACCAATCCGCGTGGCCAAACCGTATACTGGGTAGGTGCTGCTGGTGCGGCACAGGATTCGGGCGAGGGTACGGATTTTCATGCCATCGCACAGCAACGGGTGTCGGTGACGCCATTGCAGATCGACTTAACGCATTATCAGCAACTGGATTTAGTGCAAGGATGGTTGGCGACATGAGCCTGCAAAAGCATCGTGGTATAGGTATGACTTCGGAGCGTACACGTTCGCGCATGATAGAACGTTTGCGTGAGCAGGGTATCAAGGATACAAGTGTACTGGCGGCCATGTCGCTGGTTCCCCGCCATTTGTTTGTCAGTGAGGCTTTGGCAATCAGAGCTTATGAAGACACAGCGTTACCTATCGGCTTCGGTCAGACGATTTCTCATCCGTATAGTGTCGCCCGCATGGTTGAAGTGCTGCGTAACGGCAAGGATATGCAGCGGGTGCTGGAAGTGGGTGGCGGCTGCGGATATCAGGCCGTCGTATTGTCAAAACTGGCGCGCGAGGTTTATTCGATAGAGCGGATAGCAACGCTGCTGGGCCAGGCGCGGCGCACAGTACGAGAGCTGCGTATCGCTAATATCAAACTGAAACATGGTGATGGTAATGTCGGTCTGGCCGATGTTGCTCCGTTCGACGGTATTATCCTTGCCGCAGCTACCCCGGAGCCACCGCCTGCATTATTGGCGCAACTTGCCGTGGGCGGACGCATGGTACTGCCGCGCGGAATGGGCGATAGCCAGCAAATGGTGTTGATAGAGCGGCATGAAGATGCCTATCAGGAAACTGTATTGGAGATGGTGCACTTTGTGCCGTTACTACCGGGGGTGGCTTAATGATGCGTTGCTGTTGGGTACTGGGTGCATTGTTGGCTTTGGCAGGCTGCAGCACGACGCGTGTCGCACCTGTGGTCGATATGACAAGTACCAAAACAGCGGTAGTGAAGCGCATTGCCCCTCCTGTTAGTGGCAAGGTGCGTGACTGGCGTCCGGCGAGCCATGATGTACAGAAAGGCGAGACCTTATATAGCATCGCGCTGGAGTATGGTCTGGATTACCGTGAATTGGCGGTCTGGAATAATCTGCTGGATGTGAATCGCATATTTGTCGGCCAGTCCCTGCGCTTGACGCCGCCAGAATCGCTTGCCAAGCCGGATGACAGCAAAGTCCAGGCTGTCGCACTCAAGTCGCCGGCAATCGCCACCAAGTCGCTAGTCGAGCCACTCAGTATTACCCAACCCCAGGCTATCAAGCTACCTTACTCAACATCTGCAGTAACCCGGTTGTCCATTCCTGAAGTGCAGGAACCTTTAAAATCCGTGGTGTCGAAACCGGTGACGACGATAGCTTCAGCACCTGTTGAACCGGTAGTGAAACCGGTGGCTGTTGCTGATAAACCAGCGCCTGCTGTACAGAAAGAGCCTGCGGCAAAAGAGTCTGATGATGTTGCTTTGGACTGGTCATGGCCGACCAACGGACGGGTTATTACTGAATTCAGTGAGGCAAAAGCCAGTAAAGGCATAGATATTAGCGGTAGTCGTGGCCAGCCGGTTATTGCGGCTGCGGCAGGAAAAGTGGTTTACAGTGGCGCAGGTTTGCGCGGATATGGAAAGTTAGTCATTATCAAACATAATGCGATGTATTTATCCGCTTATGCACATAATCAACAGGTGTTGGTGAAAGAAGGGCAAGCGATAAGTCGAGGGCAAAAAATCGCCGAGATGGGCGACAGTGACGCAGAGCAAGTGGAATTGCATTTCGAGATAAGGCAAATGGGTAAGCCAGTTGATCCTTTGAAATACCTACCAGAGGTTACAAAATGACTGATATGGATGGAAATGATGCAGATGAATTATCAACGTCATCTGATGAAATGCTTGTTGAACCGGATTTGATAGAATCGTTATTGCTGGATGATATGCATGCGGATGTCACGCAAATGTATCTGCATGACATCGGGCACAATGCATTGTTAAACGCCGAAGATGAACGTGCCCTCACCGAAAAAATCGTTCTCGGCGATTTTGAGGCGCGACAGAAAATGATCGTGTGCAATTTGCGGTTGGTAGTTAATATTGCCAAACGCTACAGTCATCGCGGCATGGCTTTGCTGGATCTGATTGAAGAAGGAAATCTGGGCCTGATGCATGCGCTGGAAAAATTTGATCCGGCGCGTGGATTTCGCTTCTCGACTTATGCGACATGGTGGATACGCCAATCCATAGAGCGCTCCATCATGAATCAGTCGCGTACCATTCGTTTGCCAGTGCATATCGTCAAGGCGATAAATGTCGTGCTGCGGGCGCGTTACCATTTGGCTCAACATGGTGCTGCTGAGGTAAGTGAAGATGATATTGCCCATTTGGTGGACTTGCCTGTTGATGAAGTAAGGCAAATGTTGCGCCTGAATGACAGGCTGCTATCACTGGATGCGCCGCTGGATATTGATGCTGATCTGTCCATGGGCGATTCGCTGGTCGATGAGCATAGCGAGTTGCCGGAACAGATGATGGCGCAAGCGGAAACGCTCAGCTTCATCACCGAATGGCTGGGCCAGTTAAGTGATAAACAGCGTTGGGTAATCGAGCGGCGTTTCGGGCTCAATGATCAGGAAGTGCAGACGCTGGAACAGTTGGCGAACGATCTTGATATCAGCCGTGAACGCGTGCGCCAGATACAGAGTGAAGCATTGCAGTTGTTGCGTAAAACCCTGCGCCGTCTGGGTATGGATAGAGACGCTTTCCTGGAATGAGCGCATTGAATTGGTCGGAAATCGACACCGTACTGCTGGATATGGATGGTACGTTGCTGGATTTGCATTTTGATAATTATTTCTGGCGACAGCATCTGCCGCTCTGCTATGCGCGGCAACATGGCGTATCTGTCACCGAGGCTGTTGCCCACGTGACTGAGCTGTCAGGTCGCCATCAAGGTAGTCTGCAATGGTATTGTCTGGATTTCTGGCGACAGGCGCTGAATATGGATGTTGTCGCGCTTAAGCGCGAAGTGCAGCATCTGATTGCAGTCCGGCATGAGGTGGAGGCATTCCTGATTGCATTGCGTCAATCAGGGAAAAAAATCATATTAGTGACTAATGCGCATCAGGATAGTTTGGCGCTGAAGATGCATTGCACAGCATTAACGCCATATTTTGATCTGATGATTACTTCGCACCAACTGGGCCTGGCCAAAGAGCAAGCCGGGTTTTGGGAACGGCTGCATACGTTACTGCCTTTCCAGCCTGAACGTACTGTATTGTTTGATGATAGTTTGCCAGTTTTGCGCAACGCGCAAACTTACGGCATTCGCCATTTGCGCAGCATTCATCAGCCGGATAGCCAGTCCCCGCCACAGGATGTGGCCGGTTTTATGGCGATAACCGGATTCGGTGAGGTGATGCCGGTTTAGTTTGTTAGCATGATGCCGACGACGACACGGCGACCTTCAGCAACCAGAATGTTATATGTGCGGCAGGCAGCCTTGGTATCCATGACCTCCAGTCCTATGCCTGCATTAGCAAGTGCGGCAGTAATGCGAGGGTGGGGAAATTGCAGTCGGTTACCTGTACCTAGCAGCGCGATTTCCGGCTGCTGAGCAATAAATGATTCGAAATGCTGCGGCTGCAATGCAGCAAAATCACTGACCTGCCAGTCGTGCAGAATGGCATCGGGAGTGACTAGTAAACTGCGTTGCTCATAGCGTTCGCCATTGATGAGGACGTAATCATCACCATATCCGGTGAATAAATTGAGTCCTTCGGGTTGGGTCAGATGAAATTTCAAAACAGTCTCCAATTGCGGCAAGCGCATACAGTCGAGTAAGATTATACATTTTGGCACCTTGACGACCAAGCCTGTCTGTAAGGTTTGGGTTTTAGGATAAATATTCGTGATGACGGAAGAGGCGCTAATGCTGCGACCAGTAAAAAAATCGACCAAGCTGGATAACGTGTGTTATGACATTCGTGGTCCGGTGTTGGCGCGTGCCAAGCAGATGGAGGACGAAGGGCAGCGGATTATCAAGCTGAATATTGGTAACCCTGCGCCATTTGGTTTTGAGGCGCCGGAAGAAATCGTGCAGGACGTGATTGTAAACCTGCCCAATGCCTCCGGCTACACCGATTCCAAGGGCTTGTTTGCGGCACGCAAGGCAATTATGCATTACACCCAGAGCAAAGGTATTGCCGGGGTGCAAATCGACGATATCATCATTGGTAATGGTGCTTCCGAACTGATAGTGCTGTCTATGCAGGCGTTGCTCAACAGCGGCGATGAAGTGCTGGTGCCGGCGCCGGATTACCCATTATGGACAGCCGCAGTCACTCTGGCGGGCGGTACGCCGCGGCATTATATCTGTGACGAGAGTGCTGACTGGATGCCGGATCTGGATGATATCCGCGCCAAAATTACGCCGAATACGCGCGCGATCGTCATTATTAACCCGAATAATCCAACCGGTGCGTTATACACGCCGGAAATTCTGGAAGGGATACTGACCATTGCGCGGCAATATCAGTTGATAGTCTATGCCGACGAGATTTATGACAAAGTGCTTTACGACGAGCATGAGCATGTCTCGATCGCCTCCATGGCAGAGGATGTGCTGTGTGTGACCTTGAACGGCTTGTCGAAGAACTATCGCGCCTGTGGTTACCGTGCGGGCTGGATGGTGATTTCGGGTGACAAACGGCATGCGCTGGACTATATCGAAGGTCTGAACATGTTGGCCTCGATGCGTTTATGTTCCAACGTGCCTGGCCAGTATGCGATTCAGACTGCGCTAGGTGGTTATCAGAGTATTGTTGATCTGGTAGCGCCGGAGGGTCGCCTGACCCGGCAGCGTAATCTGGCCTGGGAACTGCTGACGGCGATTCCGGGGGTGACTTGCGTCAAGCCACAGGCGGCATTGTACATGTTCCCGCGGCTGGATCCGAAAATGTATCCGATCGAAGATGATCAGAAATTCATACTGGGCCTGCTGGAAGAAGAGCGTGTGCTCATTGTGCAGGGCACCGGTTTTAACTGGCCGCTACCGGACCATTTCCGTGTAGTGATATTGCCGCATGAAGACGAGTTGCGCGAAGCGATAGGGCGGATTGCGCGCTATCTGGAACGGTATCGTAAATTACATGGTAGTTATATAGATTAAGTGGAAAAAAATAATATGAAACCAATGAATGTAGGTTTGTTAGGCCTGGGCACGGTGGGCGGCGGAACATTGACAGTATTGCGCCGCAACGCGGCAGAAATTACCCGTCGTGCCGGACGCGAGATCCGGGTGACCATGGCGGCAGTGCGTGATCTGGAAAAAGCGCAGGCATTCGCGTCGCCGGATTTGCAGCTGACCGACAATCCGTTTGCGATTGTGGATAATCCGGAAATCGACATCGTGGTGGAGATGATAGGCGGCGAATCGCCAGCTAAAGAGCTCATCCTGATGGCAATAGAAAATGGCAAGCATGTGGTAACTGCCAACAAGGCGCTTATCGCCAATCACGGTACCGAGATTTTTGCTGCCGCGCAACGCAAAGGCGTGATGGTCGCGTTTGAAGCCGCGGTGGGTGGTGGTATTCCTATCATCAAGGCGATACGTGAAGGCTTGACCGCAAACCGTATCGAATGGATCGCGGGCATCATCAATGGCACCACCAACTTTATCCTTACCGAAATGCGCGATAAGGGTTCCGATTTCGGCGATGTGCTCAAGGAAGCGCAACGCCTCGGCTATGCAGAAGCGGATCCAACCTTTGACGTGGAAGGGGTGGATGCAGCACATAAGCTGACGATCATGTCGGCGATTGCGTTCGGTACCCCGGTGCAATTCAAGCGGGCATACATCGAAGGTATCACCAAGCTGACCGGCGACGATGTCAAATATGCCGAGCAGTTAGGTTACCGCATCAAATTGCTGGGCATCACCAAGCGCACGCCGCAAGGCATAGAGTTACGCGTGCATCCGGCGCTGATCCCGGCACGGCGCTTGATTGCCAACGTCGATGGCGCGATGAATGCGGTGCTGGTCAAAGGTGACGCGGTGGGTGTTACCATGTATTAC encodes the following:
- a CDS encoding integration host factor subunit alpha, with the protein product MTLTKAELADLLFEEVGLNKREAKDMVEAFFDEIRTALEAGDIVKLSGFGNFQLRDKPQRPGRNPKTGEDMPISARRVVTFHPSNKLKTLVEVTYGGSPAN
- a CDS encoding MerR family transcriptional regulator, translating into MADHQPTSELPPIPAKRYFTIGEVGELCAVKPHVLRYWEQEFTQLKPVKRRGNRRYYQHHEVLLIRRIRELLYEQGFTISGARHRLEESNGVSIIVEQVEAAPAPVDYSALRQEITEIIQVLKI
- the surE gene encoding 5'/3'-nucleotidase SurE, which codes for MRILLSNDDGYFAPGLAVLAETLSSIAEITVVAPERDRSGASNSLTLDRPLMLRQAASGFYYVNGTPTDCVHLAVTGMLDHLPDMVISGINHGANMGDDTVYSGTVAAATEGFLLGVPSIAVSLTSFAGGNYPTAARVVLELVQRMMSNAIAAPVLLNVNVPDVPYEALQGMSVTRLGRRHKAEPVVKSTNPRGQTVYWVGAAGAAQDSGEGTDFHAIAQQRVSVTPLQIDLTHYQQLDLVQGWLAT
- a CDS encoding protein-L-isoaspartate(D-aspartate) O-methyltransferase, with the protein product MSLQKHRGIGMTSERTRSRMIERLREQGIKDTSVLAAMSLVPRHLFVSEALAIRAYEDTALPIGFGQTISHPYSVARMVEVLRNGKDMQRVLEVGGGCGYQAVVLSKLAREVYSIERIATLLGQARRTVRELRIANIKLKHGDGNVGLADVAPFDGIILAAATPEPPPALLAQLAVGGRMVLPRGMGDSQQMVLIERHEDAYQETVLEMVHFVPLLPGVA
- a CDS encoding peptidoglycan DD-metalloendopeptidase family protein; this translates as MMRCCWVLGALLALAGCSTTRVAPVVDMTSTKTAVVKRIAPPVSGKVRDWRPASHDVQKGETLYSIALEYGLDYRELAVWNNLLDVNRIFVGQSLRLTPPESLAKPDDSKVQAVALKSPAIATKSLVEPLSITQPQAIKLPYSTSAVTRLSIPEVQEPLKSVVSKPVTTIASAPVEPVVKPVAVADKPAPAVQKEPAAKESDDVALDWSWPTNGRVITEFSEAKASKGIDISGSRGQPVIAAAAGKVVYSGAGLRGYGKLVIIKHNAMYLSAYAHNQQVLVKEGQAISRGQKIAEMGDSDAEQVELHFEIRQMGKPVDPLKYLPEVTK
- the rpoS gene encoding RNA polymerase sigma factor RpoS, with the translated sequence MTDMDGNDADELSTSSDEMLVEPDLIESLLLDDMHADVTQMYLHDIGHNALLNAEDERALTEKIVLGDFEARQKMIVCNLRLVVNIAKRYSHRGMALLDLIEEGNLGLMHALEKFDPARGFRFSTYATWWIRQSIERSIMNQSRTIRLPVHIVKAINVVLRARYHLAQHGAAEVSEDDIAHLVDLPVDEVRQMLRLNDRLLSLDAPLDIDADLSMGDSLVDEHSELPEQMMAQAETLSFITEWLGQLSDKQRWVIERRFGLNDQEVQTLEQLANDLDISRERVRQIQSEALQLLRKTLRRLGMDRDAFLE
- the yrfG gene encoding GMP/IMP nucleotidase; protein product: MSALNWSEIDTVLLDMDGTLLDLHFDNYFWRQHLPLCYARQHGVSVTEAVAHVTELSGRHQGSLQWYCLDFWRQALNMDVVALKREVQHLIAVRHEVEAFLIALRQSGKKIILVTNAHQDSLALKMHCTALTPYFDLMITSHQLGLAKEQAGFWERLHTLLPFQPERTVLFDDSLPVLRNAQTYGIRHLRSIHQPDSQSPPQDVAGFMAITGFGEVMPV
- a CDS encoding Mth938-like domain-containing protein — encoded protein: MKFHLTQPEGLNLFTGYGDDYVLINGERYEQRSLLVTPDAILHDWQVSDFAALQPQHFESFIAQQPEIALLGTGNRLQFPHPRITAALANAGIGLEVMDTKAACRTYNILVAEGRRVVVGIMLTN
- a CDS encoding pyridoxal phosphate-dependent aminotransferase — protein: MLRPVKKSTKLDNVCYDIRGPVLARAKQMEDEGQRIIKLNIGNPAPFGFEAPEEIVQDVIVNLPNASGYTDSKGLFAARKAIMHYTQSKGIAGVQIDDIIIGNGASELIVLSMQALLNSGDEVLVPAPDYPLWTAAVTLAGGTPRHYICDESADWMPDLDDIRAKITPNTRAIVIINPNNPTGALYTPEILEGILTIARQYQLIVYADEIYDKVLYDEHEHVSIASMAEDVLCVTLNGLSKNYRACGYRAGWMVISGDKRHALDYIEGLNMLASMRLCSNVPGQYAIQTALGGYQSIVDLVAPEGRLTRQRNLAWELLTAIPGVTCVKPQAALYMFPRLDPKMYPIEDDQKFILGLLEEERVLIVQGTGFNWPLPDHFRVVILPHEDELREAIGRIARYLERYRKLHGSYID
- a CDS encoding homoserine dehydrogenase, which codes for MKPMNVGLLGLGTVGGGTLTVLRRNAAEITRRAGREIRVTMAAVRDLEKAQAFASPDLQLTDNPFAIVDNPEIDIVVEMIGGESPAKELILMAIENGKHVVTANKALIANHGTEIFAAAQRKGVMVAFEAAVGGGIPIIKAIREGLTANRIEWIAGIINGTTNFILTEMRDKGSDFGDVLKEAQRLGYAEADPTFDVEGVDAAHKLTIMSAIAFGTPVQFKRAYIEGITKLTGDDVKYAEQLGYRIKLLGITKRTPQGIELRVHPALIPARRLIANVDGAMNAVLVKGDAVGVTMYYGAGAGAEPTASSVVADLVDVTRMHTADPHSRVPHLAFQPDTLSDEPILAMDDVRTSYYLRLRAFDKPGVLADVTRILADLDISIDAMMQKEPQEGQELVDIIILTHQSVEKNVNAAMLKIEALPAISGKIARIRLEELNK